The Lonchura striata isolate bLonStr1 chromosome 16, bLonStr1.mat, whole genome shotgun sequence genome contains the following window.
CACGTGAGAGAAATTACCACAGGAAGAGAACACCAGTGCACAAGTGGGGATGAACTGTGTGACAAGGACAGGAGTAACATGAAAGAAGAAGGAGAATTAAATGTTGAAGGAGTAAAAGCTCTGCTGGATGATGATGGAGACTTGGAAGTGGTCAGAAGGCCTCAAAGTGCCTCTGATTTGCAAGCAGAGGATCTTTTGAGGGATATAGCATGCCCTGTAATTCTGatgaaagggaaagaagatgCTTTTGAAGATGAAGAGCAGGAATGCACTTGCAGGGATGTTGTTAAAATAGGTAAATAATAAGCTTCAAGTCTGGGAGAAATGTGGCAAATACATTTcagtaaaacaaaagaaaaataggttTTCTTTAGAAATGGAACAGCAGTTTGttaagtgaaagaaaataatgaacacAATACTGTGATATTGCAAAtaaaatgttactttttttctctggaAAGGATTTGGGCACTTGTATACCACGGGGAACTCAGTGCTCCTTAGTTAAAGTGGGTGTTTGGCATTATCCAGCATTATTCTGTAGAATGAAGAGTGTTTAGTTCTATATTTGAAAGGGAAGCATAGCCTTAGTTTCAAACTTGCCACTTGATTGAACAATTTTGAGATAAATGTTTTCTATTCTACTCTCATTTCCACAGAACACACTATGGCAACCCCCTTAGAAGATGTTGGTAAACAAGTACGTGTTCTGCCTTGTAGTATCTTCATTTTCACGGAATGTGCTTCAGAACTGATTCAGTTTTAAGTGCTTCCCTTGTCCCCAGGTCTGGCGTGCTGCCTTCCTTCTGGCTGATTACATTCTCTTTAAAAGGGACACGTTcaggggctgctctgtgctggagctTGGAGGTGGCACTGGAATTACCAGCATTATCATGGCAACAGCTGCCAAGAGAGTTTATTGCACAGGTAAGGCAGTTCCTTtcagttaaatattttaatgaaatttgcCAAAGTAGTGCTTTCATCCTGGTATTTTCAGACTCATCTGTTTAGTTAtagttaataatttttattaaagtgTATCAATTTGTGTTATTTACTGAAAAATAGCAGGAACTTTCTCAAGGGCATGAGAAAGCTCAAGAGTTTAAAAGCAAGATATGTTGCAGTGAACTCAAGATAGTGTGTCCAGATTAAAATAGGTAGGATCTAACTTCTTCAAGGATTGCTCAGAGCTTGGAGCTGAAAGACAAAAGGAGGAAGGATACTAGGGGAGCAGTCATCAGTGGACAGAGTTGCTCTGAATTTTCCTTTATCTCATGAGCTTGAAACCTTGAGTCTGAGAGGCATAGATGCcccatgcaaaatatttttatttttaatatcattATTACTTCTTTTGCAGATGTTGGTGAAGATCTCCTGGCCATGTGTGAGCAGAATGTTGCATTGAACAAGCACCTGATGGAGCCAGGAGGTAGGTGCTGTATGGTCACATTTTGACTCTTTACTTTAGCCCAGGTGCTGTCTGAAAGGCCATTTGTGACTGATGAGATCTTTGTTCACTCCCAGGAGGGGAAATTAAAGTGAAAGAACTGGATTGGCTGAAAGATGAATTCTGCACTGGTAGGTACTTATAATGGCTTCTTTTAGAATGGGCTTGGTGTTTGGTGTTACATATTCAAAAACCTCTCTTGGGCCCCAAAGAAAATTCTGGTTAATGACAATATGTGATACTGCTAGTTAAAAAGGTTTTAAGTTTATTAGACTTTCAGGTAAAGATTCTTTAatgaagaataaatatttaaaagcatgATAAAATAGGAACATTAATCAAAACTTATATAAGAATATACTTGGGGTTTTGTTTAAAGGTGTCCTTGCTTTAATGTATTTAAAGCTGGGATTGCTACAGGATTGTGAATTCTGAAGCGCAAGAAAACTTTTGCTTGCCAGTCAGCCTTGGGAAGTTTGGACATGACACAGAGAAGGCAGAGGACTGGGGGAGCTTCAGAAAATgatcagggaaggtttagatttCCCTTGAGTGGTGTGCTCTGTTTATGGAGTAGCAGCTGCCCACAGGAGCTAAGAAGTTCCTTTTGAGACGTTTAATTACACCAAAGCCATATTCTTTCTTACAGATCCTGAAGCTCCTTATAGCTGGTCTGAAGAAGAGATTGCTGATTTGCTTGATCACTGTTCTGTGATAATGGCAGCTGATGGTAGGGAAATATAAACAGTAAGCTTTAAAATCAAATACTTGAGCATTATGAGTAATAATTTAAACATACCtagtttgcttttaaaatctaATAGACCTGATTTGC
Protein-coding sequences here:
- the METTL22 gene encoding methyltransferase-like protein 22; amino-acid sequence: MEENGIPLWLFEHCRCSSHQHPVVDLAEKEMDNPTFRSDTVLSDVHLHCPSKRHLMVRLNAVGQPVFLSYFKLLWSIEDLASGKHVREITTGREHQCTSGDELCDKDRSNMKEEGELNVEGVKALLDDDGDLEVVRRPQSASDLQAEDLLRDIACPVILMKGKEDAFEDEEQECTCRDVVKIEHTMATPLEDVGKQVWRAAFLLADYILFKRDTFRGCSVLELGGGTGITSIIMATAAKRVYCTDVGEDLLAMCEQNVALNKHLMEPGGGEIKVKELDWLKDEFCTDPEAPYSWSEEEIADLLDHCSVIMAADVFYDDDLTDALFRTLYRITHNLRNSCTVYFVLEKRLNFTLRHMDVTCEAYSHFRNTLNDLENLQDGKMKYTVEPIKLDFCQFLVYERIEQLELWKVMANHLT